A genomic region of Bosea sp. 124 contains the following coding sequences:
- a CDS encoding SMP-30/gluconolactonase/LRE family protein has product MVETSRRRLLAGGLAAVGSALAGPALAQAFPFKPNQRYPDPSVDILDPSFAKYRIYSSTVEQLATGMRWAEGPVYFPEGRYVLVSDIPNNRIMKYDERKNSFTVFRDNANFANGNTRDRQGRLISCEHSVTRRVTRTEKNGKITVLADAFEGKRLNAPNDIVVKSDDTIWFTDPLFGISGEWEGSRAKSEQATTNVYRIGTDGKLTAVVTDLLNPNGLAFSPDEKKLYVVEWRGTPNRSIWSFDIDAQGKASNKTKVVDAADFGALDGFKVDRDGNLWCGYGSNGALNAEAADTGGRKVFGLRGKSDDLDGVMVFSPAGKPLAFIRLPERCANLCFGGPKGNRLYMASSHSLYALYVEAHGAV; this is encoded by the coding sequence ATGGTTGAAACATCGCGTCGTCGCCTGCTCGCGGGCGGTCTTGCCGCTGTCGGTTCCGCGCTTGCGGGCCCGGCTCTCGCACAGGCCTTTCCGTTCAAACCGAACCAGCGTTATCCCGACCCTTCGGTCGACATCCTGGACCCCAGTTTCGCCAAGTACCGGATCTATTCGAGCACGGTAGAGCAGCTCGCCACCGGCATGCGCTGGGCCGAGGGGCCGGTCTATTTCCCGGAGGGGCGCTACGTCCTCGTCAGCGACATCCCCAACAACCGGATCATGAAATACGACGAGCGGAAGAACAGCTTCACGGTCTTCCGCGACAACGCCAACTTCGCCAATGGCAACACCCGCGACCGGCAGGGCCGACTGATCAGCTGCGAGCATTCGGTGACGCGGCGCGTCACGCGCACAGAGAAGAACGGCAAGATCACAGTGCTGGCCGATGCCTTCGAGGGCAAGCGCCTGAACGCACCCAACGACATTGTCGTCAAATCCGACGATACGATCTGGTTCACCGACCCGCTGTTCGGCATCAGCGGCGAGTGGGAAGGCTCGCGCGCCAAGTCCGAGCAGGCAACGACCAATGTCTACCGCATCGGCACCGACGGCAAGCTGACCGCTGTCGTCACCGATCTGCTCAACCCCAACGGCCTCGCCTTCTCGCCGGACGAGAAGAAGCTTTACGTGGTGGAGTGGCGCGGCACGCCTAACCGCAGCATCTGGAGCTTCGACATCGATGCGCAGGGCAAGGCGTCGAACAAGACCAAGGTGGTCGATGCCGCCGACTTCGGGGCGCTCGATGGCTTCAAGGTCGATCGCGACGGAAATCTCTGGTGCGGCTACGGCAGCAACGGGGCGCTGAACGCCGAGGCTGCCGATACGGGAGGCCGCAAGGTCTTCGGCCTGCGCGGCAAGTCGGACGATCTCGACGGCGTCATGGTGTTCAGCCCGGCCGGCAAGCCGCTGGCCTTCATCCGCCTGCCGGAGCGCTGCGCCAATCTCTGCTTCGGCGGGCCGAAGGGGAACCGTCTCTACATGGCGAGCAGCCACTCGCTCTATGCGCTTTATGTCGAGGCCCACGGCGCCGTGTGA
- a CDS encoding methyl-accepting chemotaxis protein, which yields MIAGGTWPARYDAWVNRQFGMASLGAADAAALRVAQAEMFARILPPVLMSNLLSSVLIAITAMFRGWLWFPLLWSALVVTSGVFGILRISRLNARKREDAPSAKFNDRILIDSAILAAPWVVMAVVINPTAAPDMEVLTATLLAGLVCAGTFTMASMPSAALLFAGLIFGARIIHIALSPVDRMLENLAFQMIYGAVMLVSLRSMAQLFIDRVRAIGSAQGLSLEAQAQARIEEKRREEVEGQAEAFRREIGGILKSVSLSVVHMSGAAEQLVAISHRSQDKLAGVLTKVGDARTDISSVEVCSHRLTETVALIRNEADRTTQLVRTAASDVAASIAVKAQLRQAVRDIGEVSDLIREIASQTNLLALNATIEAARAGLAGRGFAVVATEVKGLAARTEAATQEISERIEEVRAATERSQAAVMNISVSTDAIVAATGGIVVAVDQQADAICTMVDLLARTVRETELAAGAIDLVVADAALTMDNGRQVSDAAAGVDVSARRLDESVARFSREMVRG from the coding sequence ATGATCGCAGGCGGGACGTGGCCGGCGCGCTACGACGCCTGGGTCAACCGTCAATTCGGCATGGCCAGTCTCGGCGCGGCGGATGCGGCAGCATTGCGGGTGGCGCAGGCCGAGATGTTCGCGCGCATCCTTCCGCCCGTCCTGATGTCCAACCTGCTCTCGTCGGTCCTCATCGCGATCACCGCGATGTTTCGCGGCTGGTTGTGGTTTCCGCTACTGTGGAGCGCTTTGGTCGTGACCAGCGGTGTCTTCGGCATCCTGCGGATATCGCGGCTCAATGCGCGCAAGCGTGAGGACGCGCCCTCGGCGAAGTTCAACGACCGGATTCTGATCGACTCCGCCATCCTGGCCGCTCCCTGGGTGGTGATGGCGGTGGTGATCAATCCGACCGCCGCGCCGGACATGGAGGTGCTGACGGCGACCCTGCTGGCGGGGCTGGTCTGTGCGGGCACGTTCACGATGGCCAGCATGCCCTCGGCCGCGTTGCTGTTCGCCGGACTGATCTTTGGCGCGCGTATCATCCATATCGCGCTGTCGCCGGTCGACCGCATGCTGGAGAACCTGGCCTTCCAGATGATCTACGGTGCGGTCATGCTGGTGTCCCTGCGCAGCATGGCGCAGCTTTTCATCGACCGTGTCCGCGCCATCGGCAGCGCGCAGGGACTCAGCCTGGAGGCGCAGGCGCAGGCGCGGATCGAGGAGAAGCGGCGCGAGGAGGTGGAGGGCCAGGCGGAAGCGTTCCGGCGCGAGATCGGCGGCATCCTGAAATCGGTCTCCCTGTCCGTCGTCCATATGAGCGGCGCGGCCGAGCAACTCGTCGCGATCTCGCACAGATCACAGGACAAGCTCGCCGGTGTACTGACCAAGGTCGGCGATGCCCGGACCGATATCTCGTCAGTGGAGGTCTGCTCGCATCGGTTGACCGAGACGGTCGCGCTGATCCGCAACGAGGCCGACCGGACGACGCAACTGGTGCGGACCGCAGCCTCGGACGTCGCGGCCTCGATCGCCGTCAAGGCACAGTTGCGGCAGGCCGTGCGCGATATCGGAGAAGTCTCCGACCTGATCCGCGAAATCGCGTCGCAGACCAACCTGCTCGCCCTCAACGCCACCATCGAGGCGGCCCGCGCCGGGCTGGCGGGGCGCGGCTTTGCCGTCGTCGCGACCGAGGTCAAGGGGCTGGCGGCACGCACGGAGGCCGCGACGCAGGAGATTTCCGAGCGCATCGAGGAGGTCCGTGCCGCCACCGAACGCTCGCAGGCTGCCGTCATGAACATCAGCGTCTCGACGGATGCGATCGTGGCGGCGACCGGGGGGATTGTCGTCGCGGTCGACCAGCAGGCCGACGCGATCTGCACCATGGTCGACCTCCTGGCGCGTACGGTGCGGGAAACGGAGCTGGCGGCCGGTGCGATCGATCTCGTCGTCGCGGATGCCGCGCTCACGATGGACAATGGCCGGCAGGTTTCCGATGCGGCCGCGGGCGTTGATGTCTCGGCGCGGCGCCTCGACGAATCCGTCGCGCGGTTCTCCCGCGAGATGGTCAGGGGCTGA
- a CDS encoding NAD-dependent epimerase, whose protein sequence is MTSVSPQRVLLTGAAGFVGFHVTEALLARGIQVLGIDNLTPYYDPALKQARLDRLLPRNGFSFQPVDIADYDALQAAFATFRPEVVIHLAAQAGVRYSLDNPRAYAHSNLDGFLSVLEACRHHPVAHLVYASSSSVYGANAKVPFSEHDGADHPVSLYAATKRANEVMAHSYAALYGIPATGLRFFTVYGPWGRPDMAYFKFTKAILEGRPIDVYAEGEMSRDFTYIDDISEAIVRLAGLPPEPAAPGGDTHGPATAAAPWRIYNIGNHTPVRLDRFIAVIEAACGKAAIKRHLPMQPGDVRATYADVSDLMARVEFRPDTPIETGIARFVAWYRAFYGTAPAA, encoded by the coding sequence ATGACCAGCGTTTCACCGCAACGCGTTTTGCTGACGGGGGCCGCCGGCTTCGTCGGCTTTCACGTCACCGAAGCGCTGCTTGCCCGCGGCATCCAGGTTCTCGGCATCGACAACCTGACGCCTTATTACGATCCGGCGCTGAAGCAGGCCCGGCTCGACCGGCTGCTGCCGCGCAACGGCTTCAGCTTCCAGCCGGTCGACATCGCCGACTACGATGCGCTCCAGGCCGCCTTCGCCACCTTCCGGCCGGAGGTCGTCATCCATCTCGCCGCGCAGGCCGGCGTACGCTACTCGCTCGACAACCCGCGCGCCTATGCCCACTCCAATCTCGACGGCTTCCTCTCCGTGCTGGAGGCCTGCCGGCATCACCCGGTTGCGCATCTGGTCTACGCCTCGTCGAGTTCGGTCTACGGCGCCAACGCCAAGGTACCCTTCAGCGAGCATGACGGGGCCGACCATCCGGTCTCGCTCTATGCCGCGACCAAGCGTGCCAACGAAGTGATGGCGCACAGCTACGCCGCGCTGTACGGCATCCCCGCGACGGGTCTGCGCTTCTTCACGGTCTACGGCCCCTGGGGCCGGCCGGACATGGCCTATTTCAAGTTCACCAAGGCGATTCTCGAAGGCAGGCCGATCGACGTCTACGCCGAGGGCGAGATGAGCCGCGACTTCACCTATATCGACGATATCAGCGAGGCGATCGTCAGGCTGGCCGGCCTGCCGCCCGAGCCCGCCGCGCCTGGTGGGGACACCCACGGCCCGGCCACGGCCGCGGCTCCCTGGCGGATCTACAATATCGGCAATCACACGCCAGTCCGGCTCGACCGCTTCATCGCCGTGATCGAGGCCGCCTGCGGCAAGGCCGCGATCAAGCGGCATCTGCCGATGCAGCCCGGCGACGTGCGCGCCACCTATGCCGATGTGTCGGACCTGATGGCGCGGGTCGAATTCAGGCCGGACACCCCGATCGAGACCGGCATCGCCCGCTTCGTCGCCTGGTATCGCGCCTTCTACGGCACAGCTCCGGCGGCGTGA
- the ccoS gene encoding cbb3-type cytochrome oxidase assembly protein CcoS yields the protein MNILVVLFPLALGLGLIGLAGFFWCMRTGQYADLEGSGWRMLQDDDLGIETGALDEILDDGAVPVAAERARPVH from the coding sequence ATGAACATCCTGGTAGTCCTGTTCCCGCTCGCGCTCGGACTCGGCCTGATCGGCCTCGCCGGCTTCTTCTGGTGCATGCGCACCGGCCAGTATGCCGATCTGGAAGGCTCGGGCTGGCGCATGCTCCAGGACGACGACCTCGGAATCGAGACCGGCGCCCTGGATGAAATCCTCGACGATGGCGCGGTCCCCGTCGCCGCCGAGCGCGCCCGCCCGGTTCATTGA
- a CDS encoding heavy metal translocating P-type ATPase has protein sequence MATQQDLSVFVRHGEGGVAGMELAVEGIRCAGCMHAIESGLGRDAAILKARVNLALKRVTVEWKEGALRPEGVIERLAALGFKAYPFLPSAERDSVTQEERRLLRYLAVAGFAAMNIMLLSVSVWSGNNGDINPVTRDFFHWLSALIALPTAAYAGRPFFESALRALRAGAVNMDVPITLGIVLALGMSVVETANHSEHAYFDGAVMLIFFLLIGRYLDQMMRRRTRDLAGNLAALKAETATRLMADGTTTIVPIAAVSPGDLVLVQPGERVCVDGIVESGQSDIDRSLVTGETDPAPIATGAQVYAGTMNLSGALTVRVKAAGAGTLLDEIDRLMAQAVESRSRYVRLSDRAARLYAPIVHATALATLVGWIAFGLAWQQALIIAITVLIITCPCALGLAIPAVQVVAASALFRRQIMLKEGDALERLAEADLVVFDKTGTLTLPEPDLLNASEIGADAMRAAAALAAASRHPLAQAISRAAGSPAPCADTLEHRGFGLSAIVDGVEMRLGSAAFCDAGTLAECVGAAFPTASLIAWRHGEHRAVFAVGQRLRPDAHSCIDALGSLGLEVMILSGDRETAVAAVARELGIANWTSGLRPDEKLHVLDGLAARGCKVLMVGDGLNDAPALAKAHVSISPISATHLAQAAADIVFLGDSLGPVASGIAIARKARALMMENLWFAVLYNAVAVPIAIAGLATPLVAAAAMSGSSLVVTLNALRAARRGPDTAGGHAS, from the coding sequence ATGGCGACGCAGCAGGATCTCTCCGTCTTCGTCCGCCACGGTGAAGGCGGTGTCGCGGGCATGGAGCTGGCGGTCGAGGGTATCCGCTGCGCCGGTTGCATGCATGCGATCGAGAGCGGGCTCGGCCGCGATGCCGCGATCCTGAAGGCACGCGTCAACCTCGCCCTCAAGCGCGTCACCGTCGAGTGGAAGGAGGGCGCGCTCAGGCCCGAAGGCGTGATCGAACGCCTGGCGGCGCTGGGCTTCAAGGCCTATCCCTTCCTGCCCTCCGCGGAACGCGACAGCGTCACGCAGGAGGAGCGGCGGCTTCTGCGCTATCTCGCCGTCGCCGGCTTCGCAGCGATGAACATCATGCTGCTCTCGGTCTCCGTCTGGTCCGGCAACAACGGTGACATCAACCCGGTCACGCGCGACTTCTTCCACTGGCTCTCGGCCCTGATCGCGCTTCCGACGGCAGCCTATGCCGGGCGCCCCTTCTTCGAGAGCGCCTTGCGGGCTCTGCGGGCCGGCGCCGTCAACATGGATGTCCCGATCACGCTCGGGATCGTTCTGGCACTCGGCATGTCGGTCGTCGAGACCGCCAACCACTCCGAGCACGCCTATTTCGACGGCGCCGTGATGCTGATCTTCTTCCTGCTGATCGGCCGCTATCTCGACCAGATGATGCGCCGGCGTACGCGCGACCTCGCCGGCAATCTGGCGGCGCTCAAGGCCGAGACCGCGACGCGGCTGATGGCCGACGGAACCACGACGATCGTGCCGATCGCCGCCGTCTCGCCGGGCGACCTTGTGCTGGTCCAGCCGGGTGAGCGCGTCTGCGTCGACGGCATCGTCGAGAGCGGCCAGTCCGACATCGACCGCAGCCTCGTCACCGGCGAGACCGACCCGGCCCCGATCGCGACCGGAGCACAGGTCTATGCCGGCACGATGAACCTGTCCGGCGCGCTCACCGTGCGCGTCAAGGCCGCGGGCGCGGGCACGCTGCTCGACGAGATCGACCGGCTGATGGCGCAGGCCGTCGAGAGCCGCTCCCGCTATGTCCGCCTGTCCGACCGGGCCGCGCGGCTCTATGCGCCCATCGTCCACGCCACGGCGCTGGCGACCCTCGTCGGCTGGATCGCCTTCGGTCTCGCCTGGCAGCAGGCGCTGATCATCGCCATCACCGTCCTGATCATCACCTGCCCCTGCGCGCTCGGCCTCGCGATCCCGGCGGTTCAGGTGGTCGCAGCCTCCGCGCTGTTCCGTCGCCAGATCATGCTGAAGGAGGGCGACGCCCTCGAGCGGCTGGCGGAGGCCGACCTCGTCGTCTTCGACAAGACCGGCACGCTCACCCTGCCCGAGCCCGACCTGCTGAACGCGAGCGAGATCGGCGCCGATGCCATGCGCGCCGCGGCGGCACTGGCGGCCGCGAGCCGCCACCCCCTCGCCCAGGCGATCAGCCGGGCGGCCGGCAGCCCCGCCCCCTGCGCCGATACGCTGGAGCACCGCGGCTTCGGCCTCTCCGCGATCGTCGACGGCGTCGAGATGCGCCTCGGCAGTGCCGCGTTCTGCGACGCCGGGACCCTGGCCGAATGCGTCGGAGCCGCCTTCCCTACCGCCTCGCTGATCGCCTGGCGGCACGGTGAGCACCGCGCCGTCTTCGCGGTCGGCCAGCGGCTGCGGCCGGATGCCCATTCCTGCATCGATGCGCTCGGGAGCCTTGGCCTCGAGGTGATGATCCTCTCCGGCGACAGGGAGACCGCGGTCGCCGCCGTCGCCCGGGAGCTCGGCATCGCCAACTGGACATCCGGCCTTCGCCCCGACGAGAAGCTGCATGTGCTGGATGGTCTGGCGGCGCGCGGCTGCAAGGTGCTGATGGTCGGAGACGGCCTGAACGATGCGCCCGCTCTCGCCAAGGCGCATGTCTCGATCTCCCCGATCAGCGCGACCCATCTCGCCCAGGCTGCCGCCGACATCGTCTTCCTCGGCGACAGCCTCGGGCCGGTAGCGTCCGGCATCGCCATTGCCCGCAAGGCCCGCGCGCTGATGATGGAGAACCTCTGGTTCGCGGTGCTCTACAACGCCGTCGCCGTGCCGATCGCGATCGCCGGCCTGGCGACGCCGCTGGTCGCCGCCGCCGCCATGTCCGGCTCCTCGCTGGTCGTGACGCTCAATGCGCTGCGCGCCGCCAGACGCGGGCCGGACACCGCCGGAGGGCATGCCTCATGA
- a CDS encoding FixH family protein: MPVDLTAPAQPRQNRPFRLSGRMVLAGMIGFFVVVAGVNAVMMTMAIRTMPGVDVKSAYETSQRFNGEIARMQAQAERGWQASAHLARSGSDAVVTFSLRDRAGRPVTGLAVDARLEHPATRRQDRDATLRETAPGDYEARLSAVHGGGWTLAVAAMRGEEQVFVSRSRVILKD, from the coding sequence ATGCCAGTCGATCTCACCGCGCCGGCGCAGCCGCGCCAGAACCGCCCTTTCCGCCTGAGCGGTCGCATGGTGCTCGCCGGAATGATCGGCTTCTTCGTCGTCGTCGCCGGCGTCAACGCGGTGATGATGACGATGGCCATCCGCACCATGCCGGGCGTCGACGTGAAGAGCGCCTATGAGACCAGCCAGCGTTTCAATGGCGAGATCGCGCGCATGCAGGCCCAGGCGGAGCGCGGCTGGCAGGCCAGTGCGCATCTGGCCCGGAGCGGCAGCGATGCCGTCGTGACGTTCTCCCTGCGCGATCGTGCCGGCAGGCCCGTCACCGGGCTCGCCGTCGACGCGCGGCTCGAGCATCCCGCGACGCGTCGCCAGGACCGCGACGCAACCCTGCGCGAGACGGCCCCCGGCGACTACGAGGCCAGGCTCTCCGCTGTTCATGGCGGCGGCTGGACGCTCGCCGTCGCGGCGATGCGCGGGGAGGAGCAGGTCTTCGTCTCGCGCAGTCGCGTCATCCTGAAGGATTGA
- the ccoG gene encoding cytochrome c oxidase accessory protein CcoG encodes MASQETDLGDLPLFAATKKVYPQSVSGPYRRAKWMILALCLGVYYLLPFLRWDRGPNLPNQAVLADIANARFYFFFIEIWPQEVYYFTGLLILAAFVLFMMNAVAGRVWCGYLCPQTVWTDLFLVVERFFEGDRRERIKLDEGPWTPNKIWRKSAKHAVWLLIAWWTGGAWVLYFADAPTLVRDLATLQAPFTAYAFIAILTFTTYALAGIMREQVCNYMCPWPRIQAALTDDDALNVTYRYDRGDPRVSLRQAERLRAQGEPAGDCIDCRQCVAVCPTGIDIRDGAQLDCIQCGLCIDACDNVMEKVSRPKGLIAYDTDDNVKRRMAGEKPVYNPLRLRTMIYAALILVVGGAMVYQLATRRTVEISVLHDRAPLFVTLSDGSIRNAYTIRILNKRPDERPVALTVHGVPGLRIEAVGVTPTADLRPIVSVPPDTSREVRVLVTLPVGSHSEKTQTITFTASDLFAGETVTATDHFIAP; translated from the coding sequence ATGGCCTCCCAGGAGACGGACCTTGGCGATCTGCCGCTCTTCGCGGCGACGAAGAAGGTCTATCCGCAAAGCGTGTCCGGTCCTTACCGGCGCGCCAAGTGGATGATCCTCGCGCTCTGCCTCGGCGTCTACTACCTGCTGCCCTTCCTGCGCTGGGACCGCGGCCCCAACCTGCCCAACCAGGCGGTCCTGGCCGATATCGCCAATGCGCGCTTCTACTTCTTCTTCATCGAGATCTGGCCGCAGGAGGTCTATTACTTCACTGGCCTGCTGATCCTGGCGGCCTTCGTGCTGTTCATGATGAACGCGGTCGCCGGCCGGGTCTGGTGCGGCTATCTCTGCCCGCAGACCGTCTGGACCGATCTGTTTCTGGTGGTCGAACGCTTCTTCGAAGGAGACAGGCGCGAACGCATCAAGCTCGACGAAGGTCCCTGGACCCCCAACAAAATCTGGCGCAAGAGCGCCAAGCACGCCGTCTGGCTGCTGATCGCCTGGTGGACCGGCGGTGCCTGGGTGCTCTACTTCGCCGACGCGCCGACGCTGGTGCGCGATCTCGCGACACTCCAGGCGCCGTTCACCGCCTATGCCTTCATCGCGATCCTGACCTTCACCACCTATGCGCTCGCCGGCATCATGCGCGAGCAGGTCTGCAACTATATGTGCCCCTGGCCGCGCATCCAGGCCGCGCTCACCGACGACGACGCCCTGAACGTCACCTACCGCTACGACCGCGGCGATCCGCGCGTCTCGCTGCGGCAGGCCGAGCGGCTGCGCGCCCAGGGTGAACCGGCGGGCGACTGCATCGACTGCCGCCAATGCGTCGCCGTCTGCCCGACCGGCATCGACATTCGCGACGGCGCCCAGCTCGACTGCATCCAGTGCGGCCTGTGCATCGACGCCTGTGACAACGTCATGGAAAAGGTCAGCCGTCCCAAGGGGTTGATCGCCTACGACACCGACGACAACGTCAAGCGGCGCATGGCCGGCGAGAAGCCCGTCTACAATCCGCTGCGCCTGCGCACGATGATCTATGCCGCGCTGATCCTCGTGGTCGGCGGCGCTATGGTGTACCAGCTGGCGACACGGCGTACCGTCGAGATTTCCGTCCTGCACGATCGCGCCCCGCTTTTCGTCACGCTGAGCGACGGCTCGATCCGCAACGCCTACACCATCCGCATCCTGAATAAGCGGCCCGACGAGCGCCCCGTGGCGCTGACGGTTCATGGCGTGCCTGGCCTGCGCATCGAGGCCGTCGGCGTGACGCCCACCGCCGATCTGCGGCCGATCGTGTCCGTCCCGCCCGACACCTCGCGCGAGGTCCGGGTGCTGGTCACGCTTCCGGTCGGCAGCCATTCCGAAAAGACCCAGACGATCACCTTCACCGCCTCCGATCTCTTCGCCGGCGAGACCGTGACCGCGACGGACCATTTCATCGCACCCTGA
- the ccoP gene encoding cytochrome-c oxidase, cbb3-type subunit III produces MAQPHDHHEVDAHTGQSTTGHEWDGIRELNTPLPRWWLGIFYATIVWSVGYWIIYPAWPLISSTTQGVIGYASRIEIAKDLALLQQHRSAQASGLSEASLEQIKADPSLFRIAMAQGKAAFGDNCAACHGVGGAGAKGYPNLNDDDWLWGGSLAQIQQTLQHGIRVAGDNDTRLSQMPAFGKDGVLKPAEIRAVANHVRELAGLPTEPKADLAGGRELFATNCAACHGEAGKGNKELGAPDLTDAISLYGMDMASLTETITNSRAGVMPAWGQRLDPTTVKALTIYVHSLGGGQ; encoded by the coding sequence ATGGCCCAGCCTCACGACCATCACGAAGTCGACGCCCATACCGGCCAGTCCACCACGGGCCATGAGTGGGACGGCATCCGCGAACTCAACACGCCGCTGCCGCGCTGGTGGCTCGGCATCTTCTACGCCACGATCGTCTGGTCGGTCGGCTACTGGATCATCTATCCGGCCTGGCCGCTGATCAGCAGCACGACGCAGGGCGTGATCGGCTATGCCTCACGCATCGAGATCGCCAAGGACCTCGCGCTGCTGCAGCAGCACCGCAGCGCTCAGGCGAGCGGATTATCCGAAGCCTCGCTCGAGCAGATCAAGGCCGATCCCTCGCTCTTCCGCATCGCGATGGCGCAGGGCAAGGCCGCTTTCGGCGACAATTGCGCCGCCTGCCATGGCGTCGGCGGAGCCGGCGCCAAGGGCTATCCCAACCTGAACGACGACGACTGGCTCTGGGGCGGCTCGCTCGCCCAGATCCAGCAGACGCTCCAGCACGGAATCCGCGTCGCCGGAGACAACGACACGCGCCTCAGCCAGATGCCGGCTTTCGGCAAGGACGGTGTCCTCAAGCCGGCCGAGATTCGCGCCGTGGCTAACCATGTCCGCGAGCTCGCCGGCCTGCCGACCGAGCCCAAGGCCGATCTCGCCGGCGGCCGCGAACTCTTCGCGACGAATTGCGCGGCCTGCCACGGCGAAGCCGGCAAGGGCAACAAGGAGCTCGGCGCGCCCGACCTCACGGACGCCATTTCGCTCTACGGCATGGATATGGCCTCACTGACCGAGACCATCACCAACAGCCGTGCCGGCGTGATGCCGGCCTGGGGCCAGCGCCTCGACCCGACGACCGTGAAGGCGCTGACGATCTACGTCCATTCGCTCGGAGGGGGCCAGTAG
- a CDS encoding cbb3-type cytochrome c oxidase subunit 3 — translation MDTTYQWLARFAQSVGLLYFVGIFLAVCVYAFWPANRARFEQAARTPLQDD, via the coding sequence ATGGACACAACCTATCAGTGGCTCGCGCGCTTCGCGCAGTCCGTCGGCCTGCTCTACTTCGTCGGCATCTTCCTCGCCGTCTGTGTCTACGCCTTCTGGCCGGCCAACCGCGCCCGCTTCGAGCAGGCTGCCCGCACTCCGCTGCAGGACGATTGA
- the ccoO gene encoding cytochrome-c oxidase, cbb3-type subunit II, with product MSSSDLPAAAPRKSLWSKHKIFETNSIILIIGVLLVISVGGLVEIAPLFYLRNTIEKVEGMRPYTPLELAGRAIYVREGCYNCHSQMIRPLRDEIERYGHYSLAAESMYDKPFQWGSKRTGPDLARVGGKYSDEWQRAHLADPRALVPQSIMPGYPFLAKTELKFADIADELRANRGGGVPYSDEMIAQAATDLRAQATPDHPKAGELEARYPKVQARDFDGDPTRITEADALIAYLQVLGTLVDFKLYDDKANIR from the coding sequence ATGTCGAGTTCAGATCTGCCCGCGGCAGCTCCGCGCAAATCCCTCTGGTCGAAGCACAAGATCTTCGAGACCAACTCCATCATCCTGATCATCGGCGTGCTGCTGGTGATCTCGGTCGGCGGATTGGTCGAGATCGCGCCGCTCTTCTACCTCCGCAACACGATCGAGAAGGTCGAGGGCATGCGGCCCTACACCCCGCTCGAGCTCGCCGGCCGCGCCATCTATGTCCGCGAGGGTTGCTACAACTGCCACAGCCAGATGATCCGGCCGCTGCGCGACGAGATCGAGCGCTACGGGCATTACTCGCTCGCGGCCGAGAGCATGTACGACAAGCCCTTCCAGTGGGGCTCCAAGCGCACTGGCCCCGACCTCGCCCGCGTCGGCGGCAAGTACTCGGACGAATGGCAGCGCGCCCATCTGGCCGATCCGCGCGCGCTGGTGCCGCAGTCGATCATGCCGGGTTATCCGTTCCTGGCGAAGACCGAGCTGAAATTCGCCGACATCGCCGACGAGTTGCGCGCCAACCGCGGTGGCGGCGTGCCTTACAGCGACGAGATGATCGCGCAGGCGGCAACCGATCTGCGGGCGCAGGCGACGCCGGATCACCCGAAGGCCGGCGAACTCGAGGCGCGCTACCCGAAGGTCCAGGCCCGCGACTTCGACGGCGACCCGACCCGGATCACCGAAGCCGACGCCCTCATCGCCTATCTCCAGGTGCTGGGCACACTCGTCGACTTCAAGCTCTACGACGACAAAGCCAACATCCGCTGA